In the genome of Rhodoferax fermentans, one region contains:
- a CDS encoding MetQ/NlpA family ABC transporter substrate-binding protein, whose protein sequence is MQKRTLLQSAFALAVAATLSSPLLAQDKPIKVGVTAGPHAQIFEQVKKIAEKDGLKIQIVEFSDYVQPNAALAAGDLDANSYQHKPYLDQQVKDRGYKLVSAGYTVNYPIGLYSKKVKNLTDLKQGAKFGIPNDPTNGGRVLLVLQDKGLIKLRPEAGLKATPLDVIDNPKKLKFVELDAAQLARSLDDLDAAAINTNFALSAGLNPAKDAIAQESAKSPYVNIIVVREQDKDKAWVAKLVKAYHSDEIRKYIQTEFKGAVLAGF, encoded by the coding sequence ATGCAAAAACGCACCCTTCTCCAATCTGCCTTCGCCCTGGCTGTTGCCGCCACCCTGAGCAGCCCGCTGCTGGCGCAGGACAAACCGATCAAGGTCGGTGTCACCGCCGGTCCGCACGCCCAGATTTTTGAGCAAGTCAAGAAGATCGCCGAGAAAGACGGCCTCAAGATCCAGATCGTCGAGTTCAGCGACTATGTGCAACCCAATGCCGCCTTGGCTGCGGGTGACCTGGACGCCAACAGCTACCAGCACAAACCCTATCTGGACCAGCAGGTCAAGGACCGCGGCTACAAGCTGGTCAGCGCGGGTTACACCGTCAACTACCCGATTGGCCTGTACTCCAAAAAGGTCAAGAACCTGACCGACCTCAAGCAAGGCGCCAAGTTTGGCATCCCCAATGACCCAACCAATGGCGGGCGCGTGTTGCTGGTGCTGCAAGACAAAGGTCTGATCAAGCTGCGCCCCGAAGCTGGCCTGAAAGCCACACCGCTGGACGTGATTGACAACCCCAAGAAGCTGAAGTTTGTTGAGCTGGATGCCGCCCAACTGGCGCGCTCGCTCGATGACTTGGACGCTGCGGCCATCAACACCAACTTCGCCTTGTCGGCTGGCCTGAATCCAGCCAAGGACGCGATTGCCCAGGAAAGCGCCAAGAGCCCCTATGTCAACATCATTGTGGTGCGTGAGCAAGACAAGGACAAAGCTTGGGTGGCCAAGCTGGTCAAGGCCTACCACTCCGACGAGATTCGCAAGTACATCCAGACCGAATTCAAAGGCGCGGTGCTGGCCGGGTTCTAA
- a CDS encoding O-acetylhomoserine aminocarboxypropyltransferase/cysteine synthase family protein has translation MSESWKFETKSVHAGYSPDPTTKAVAVPIYQTAAYAFDSAQHGADLFDLKVPGNIYTRIMNPTNDVLEQRLAALEGGLAALVLASGQAAVTYSIQTIAEAGDNIIASSALYGGTYNLFAHTLPLSGITTRFADPRNLASFEGLFDDKTKAVFIESISNPQGAVTDIAAIAEIAHRHGVPLIVDNTVASPYLLRPFEHGADIVVHSLTKYLGGHGTSIGGAIVDSGKFPWAEHKARFKRLNEPDASYHGVVYTEALGAAAYIGRARVVPLRNTGAALSPFNAFLILQGIETLALRMDRINDNTLKVAQFLQNHAKVAWVSYAALPSHPDYALTQKYLAGKASGLLTFGVKSAPGEGRKAGAAFLDALNLFTRLVNIGDAKSLATHPASTTHRQLSPAELIKAGVPEDAVRLSVGIEHIDDLLVDLQSALAAV, from the coding sequence ATGTCTGAATCCTGGAAATTTGAAACCAAATCGGTCCACGCGGGTTATTCACCTGACCCCACCACCAAGGCGGTGGCGGTGCCGATTTACCAGACCGCGGCCTACGCTTTTGACAGCGCGCAGCATGGCGCCGACCTGTTTGACCTGAAGGTGCCGGGCAACATCTACACCCGCATCATGAACCCGACCAACGATGTGCTGGAACAGCGCCTGGCCGCGCTCGAAGGTGGTTTGGCCGCGCTGGTGCTGGCGTCCGGCCAGGCGGCGGTGACCTACTCCATCCAGACCATTGCCGAGGCCGGTGACAACATCATTGCCAGCAGCGCCTTGTACGGCGGCACCTACAACCTGTTTGCCCACACCTTGCCACTCTCGGGCATCACCACGCGTTTTGCCGACCCGCGCAACCTGGCCAGTTTCGAGGGCCTGTTTGACGACAAGACCAAGGCGGTGTTCATCGAGTCCATCAGCAACCCGCAAGGTGCGGTGACCGACATCGCCGCCATTGCCGAGATCGCCCACCGCCATGGTGTGCCGCTGATTGTGGACAACACGGTGGCCAGCCCTTACCTGCTGCGCCCGTTTGAACACGGCGCCGACATCGTGGTGCATTCGCTCACCAAGTACCTCGGCGGTCATGGCACCAGCATTGGCGGCGCGATTGTGGACTCGGGCAAGTTCCCGTGGGCTGAGCACAAGGCCCGCTTCAAACGCCTGAACGAGCCCGACGCCAGCTACCACGGTGTGGTCTACACCGAGGCCCTGGGCGCTGCAGCCTACATCGGCCGTGCCCGTGTGGTGCCCTTGCGCAACACCGGTGCCGCGTTGTCGCCGTTCAACGCGTTCCTGATACTGCAAGGCATTGAAACCCTGGCCTTGCGCATGGACCGCATCAACGACAACACGCTCAAGGTGGCGCAGTTCCTCCAAAACCACGCCAAGGTGGCCTGGGTCAGCTACGCCGCGTTGCCCAGCCACCCTGATTACGCCCTGACCCAGAAATACCTGGCTGGCAAGGCCTCTGGCTTGCTGACCTTTGGTGTCAAGTCGGCGCCAGGTGAAGGCCGCAAGGCAGGTGCAGCGTTCCTGGATGCGCTGAACCTGTTCACTCGACTGGTCAACATTGGCGATGCCAAGTCCCTGGCCACCCACCCGGCCTCCACCACGCACCGCCAGTTGTCCCCCGCAGAACTGATCAAGGCCGGTGTGCCCGAAGACGCGGTGCGCCTGTCGGTGGGTATCGAGCACATCGACGACCTGCTGGTCGACCTGCAGTCGGCGCTGGCCGCTGTTTGA
- a CDS encoding methionine ABC transporter ATP-binding protein has translation MIELDNIHLTYPGHPAPVHALRGIDLRVPAGEIFGVIGRSGAGKSSLIRVINLLNRPTQGKVRVNGADLTALSQTELRSARHQVGMIFQHFNLLSSRTVFENVALPLELVHERPDVIQRRVDELLDLVGLYELRDRYPAQISGGQKQRVGIARALANNPKVLLCDEATSALDPETTRSILALLRQINRDFGLTIVLITHQMQVIKQVADRVAVIDAGAIVEQGAVMEVFTNPQQTITRSLIDEILPQELPESVIARIRQLMSSEPSNQGQLLRLAFSGEDATKPLLSDVIRRFGLDINILHGQVDDIQGQLFGSLAVHARGASDQLNAAIAHLREAGVVVHNKELSHV, from the coding sequence ATGATTGAACTAGACAACATCCACCTCACCTACCCGGGCCATCCGGCGCCGGTGCACGCCCTGCGCGGTATTGACCTGCGGGTGCCTGCCGGTGAAATTTTTGGCGTGATTGGCCGCAGTGGTGCGGGCAAAAGCTCGCTGATCCGCGTTATCAACCTGCTCAACCGGCCCACCCAGGGCAAGGTGCGGGTGAACGGTGCCGACCTCACCGCCCTGTCCCAAACCGAGTTGCGCAGCGCCCGGCACCAGGTCGGCATGATCTTTCAGCATTTCAACCTGCTCTCCAGCCGAACCGTGTTCGAGAACGTGGCGCTGCCGCTGGAGCTGGTTCATGAGCGCCCGGACGTGATCCAACGCCGGGTCGATGAGCTGCTGGACCTGGTGGGCCTGTACGAGCTGCGCGACCGTTACCCGGCCCAGATCAGCGGTGGCCAGAAACAACGCGTGGGCATTGCCCGTGCGCTGGCCAACAACCCCAAGGTGCTGTTGTGTGACGAAGCCACCTCGGCGCTTGACCCCGAAACCACCCGCTCCATCCTGGCCCTGCTGCGCCAGATCAACCGCGACTTCGGCCTGACCATTGTGCTGATCACGCACCAGATGCAGGTGATCAAACAGGTGGCGGACCGCGTGGCGGTGATTGACGCCGGGGCGATCGTGGAGCAGGGCGCGGTGATGGAGGTGTTCACCAACCCGCAACAGACCATCACCCGCAGCCTGATCGACGAAATCTTGCCGCAGGAGCTGCCTGAGAGCGTGATCGCACGCATACGCCAGTTGATGAGCAGCGAGCCCAGCAACCAGGGGCAGCTGTTGCGCCTGGCGTTTTCGGGCGAGGACGCGACCAAGCCGCTGCTCTCAGACGTGATCCGCCGTTTTGGGCTGGACATCAACATCCTGCACGGCCAGGTCGATGACATTCAGGGCCAGCTGTTTGGCTCACTCGCGGTACACGCACGCGGCGCCAGCGACCAACTCAATGCGGCCATTGCCCACCTGCGCGAAGCCGGTGTGGTGGTGCACAACAAGGAACTGAGCCATGTTTGA
- a CDS encoding methionine ABC transporter permease, which produces MFDTFTPQLLELFATSLWETIIMVAISGAVGAALGLPLGILLYLTQPRGVLANPLLNRVLGTTVNAVRSTPFIILLVAIIPFTRLLTGSSIGTMAAVVPLTIAAAPFFARLIETALHEVDHGLVEAAQSMGASTRQIVLKVLLPEAWPGIVAALTITLVSLTGYSAMAGAIGGGGLGDLGIRYGYQRFLPEVMLAVVLVLIVFVQAVQSLGDWAVRRLSHK; this is translated from the coding sequence ATGTTTGACACCTTCACCCCCCAACTGTTGGAGCTGTTTGCCACCTCGCTGTGGGAGACCATCATCATGGTCGCCATCTCCGGCGCAGTCGGTGCGGCGCTGGGCCTGCCGCTGGGCATCTTGCTGTACTTGACGCAGCCCCGTGGTGTGCTGGCCAACCCGCTGCTCAACCGGGTGCTCGGCACCACGGTGAACGCGGTGCGCTCCACACCGTTCATCATCTTGCTGGTGGCGATCATCCCGTTCACCCGGCTGCTGACCGGCTCCTCCATTGGCACCATGGCCGCCGTGGTGCCGCTGACGATTGCCGCCGCACCGTTTTTTGCCCGGCTGATCGAAACCGCCTTGCACGAGGTGGACCACGGTCTTGTCGAAGCTGCCCAGTCCATGGGCGCCAGCACCCGGCAGATTGTGCTCAAGGTGCTGCTGCCTGAGGCTTGGCCCGGCATTGTGGCGGCGTTGACCATCACCCTGGTGAGCCTGACCGGTTATTCGGCCATGGCCGGTGCGATTGGCGGCGGTGGCCTGGGTGACCTGGGCATCCGCTACGGTTACCAACGCTTTTTGCCCGAGGTGATGCTGGCCGTGGTGCTGGTGTTGATTGTTTTTGTGCAAGCCGTGCAAAGCCTGGGTGACTGGGCGGTGCGGCGACTCAGCCACAAATAG
- a CDS encoding AAA family ATPase: MFSVALNDFGRYNVIYGWNGSGKTTLSTLLKHLERRQALAEGTVEYFFGDNRVLGLNVDDPAVPKVRVFNREYVGRAVFETGVGQFPPVYYFGEDSAEKQRLIAELEARRVSQLEEQARQAQLLKGANDARESFATEKARDIRTLLMAAGGAYNNFNAGPFKVEIERLARAELVEARLSDEERTALVRMKDSRPLPALETMTVRFPDLMLLRAKTEVLLRKTVVSAVVQSLADDQPVAAWVGQGLGLHRGDRATENCRFCDQPLPPHRLEHLEAHFNDEFDQQQRAIDALLLEIDSASKFNDSFTPPAREALYETLQPDYLNALKSLRTQASTLVGALSALKSALESKREQPFKSIELDSLLKQVINSGTSGLGAVILGVLAFAAESAQFVASFEGTKALGALNDQIKKHNELTTSHDAKVRAARDRLARDGMVGVLDQWRERCAAVEQATAAHDAARDAAASLGQEIQKLEREVRQHALPAEELTSEVAAYLGREELEFVPEHNGYTVVRGGRPANNLSDGERTAVAFLYFLKSLEGTDFDLADGIVVIDDPVSSLDANSLFSAFGFLKSRAANAKQLFILTHNFSFFRQVRDWFDALNVAAKRLRPRTEPPARFFMLHATSYEGQRAAKLGNMDPFLTKFESEYHYLFKKIYEASRLEQGQGLEEHYGLPNMARRLLESYLAYRVPGRSGDLRGKLCEIDGDDASKARVLRFLHTYSHGDVVAQPDHDPTILLETPAVLRDLLELLRRDDQRHYDQMVELALRA, encoded by the coding sequence TTGTTCAGCGTTGCCCTAAACGACTTCGGCCGGTACAACGTTATCTACGGATGGAACGGCTCGGGCAAGACAACCTTGTCCACGCTCCTGAAGCACTTGGAGAGACGGCAGGCGCTTGCGGAAGGCACTGTCGAGTATTTCTTCGGTGACAACCGAGTTCTTGGTCTGAATGTCGACGATCCTGCCGTGCCCAAGGTTCGGGTGTTCAACCGTGAGTACGTGGGGCGTGCTGTGTTCGAAACTGGTGTTGGACAGTTTCCTCCGGTCTACTATTTCGGTGAAGACAGTGCAGAGAAGCAGCGGTTGATTGCTGAGCTTGAAGCTCGGCGGGTGTCGCAACTCGAGGAGCAAGCTCGGCAAGCACAGCTGCTGAAAGGCGCCAACGACGCTCGTGAGTCGTTTGCTACGGAGAAGGCCAGGGACATTCGCACACTTCTGATGGCCGCTGGCGGGGCGTACAACAATTTCAATGCTGGCCCCTTCAAGGTTGAGATTGAGCGGTTGGCCCGCGCAGAGCTTGTGGAGGCCCGTCTCAGTGATGAGGAGCGCACGGCGCTGGTGAGGATGAAGGATAGCCGGCCGCTTCCTGCACTTGAAACAATGACGGTCCGCTTTCCTGACCTGATGCTGCTTCGAGCCAAGACCGAGGTACTGTTGCGGAAGACCGTCGTTTCGGCGGTGGTCCAGTCCTTGGCCGACGATCAGCCTGTGGCCGCTTGGGTGGGGCAGGGTCTTGGGCTTCATCGGGGAGACCGTGCCACCGAGAACTGCAGGTTTTGCGATCAACCGCTCCCGCCGCACAGACTGGAGCATCTGGAGGCGCATTTCAACGATGAGTTCGATCAGCAGCAACGAGCGATTGACGCATTGCTGCTGGAGATCGATTCCGCATCAAAGTTCAACGACTCCTTCACTCCGCCTGCACGCGAGGCACTCTACGAAACGCTTCAACCCGACTACCTGAACGCGCTCAAGTCGTTGCGAACACAAGCCAGTACGCTTGTCGGCGCGTTAAGCGCACTGAAGTCGGCCCTGGAAAGTAAGCGCGAGCAGCCCTTCAAGAGCATCGAGCTCGATAGCTTGCTAAAACAGGTCATAAACAGTGGGACTAGCGGTCTCGGCGCCGTCATTCTTGGGGTGCTCGCCTTTGCTGCGGAAAGTGCCCAGTTTGTTGCGTCCTTCGAAGGAACAAAAGCACTCGGAGCACTAAACGATCAGATCAAGAAGCACAACGAGTTGACAACCTCGCATGACGCGAAGGTGAGGGCAGCGCGCGACCGTCTGGCCCGTGACGGAATGGTCGGCGTGTTGGATCAATGGCGAGAAAGGTGTGCAGCAGTGGAACAGGCGACGGCGGCACATGATGCTGCGCGCGATGCTGCAGCAAGCTTAGGCCAAGAGATCCAGAAGCTTGAGCGGGAGGTTCGACAGCATGCACTGCCAGCAGAGGAACTCACGAGTGAGGTGGCCGCTTATCTCGGCCGCGAGGAACTTGAGTTCGTGCCTGAACACAACGGCTACACCGTCGTGCGTGGCGGGCGCCCCGCGAACAACCTAAGTGATGGTGAGCGTACGGCGGTCGCGTTCCTCTACTTTTTGAAGTCACTAGAGGGGACGGACTTTGACTTGGCGGACGGCATCGTGGTGATCGACGATCCGGTGTCCAGCCTGGACGCCAACTCTCTCTTTAGTGCCTTCGGTTTTTTGAAGTCCCGAGCAGCGAACGCCAAGCAGCTGTTCATCCTGACTCACAACTTCAGCTTCTTCCGCCAGGTGCGTGACTGGTTTGACGCACTGAACGTAGCTGCGAAGAGACTGAGACCGAGGACGGAGCCTCCCGCACGTTTCTTCATGCTGCATGCAACCAGCTATGAAGGACAACGGGCTGCCAAGCTGGGGAACATGGATCCCTTCTTGACCAAGTTTGAGTCCGAGTATCACTACCTCTTCAAGAAAATCTACGAGGCCTCAAGGCTAGAGCAGGGACAAGGGTTGGAGGAACACTACGGATTGCCGAACATGGCCCGTCGCCTGCTAGAAAGCTATTTGGCGTACCGAGTCCCGGGCCGTTCAGGAGACTTACGCGGAAAGCTATGCGAGATTGATGGGGACGATGCTTCCAAGGCTCGTGTGCTGAGGTTCCTGCACACATACTCGCACGGGGACGTCGTGGCGCAACCCGACCACGATCCCACCATCTTGTTGGAAACACCTGCGGTTCTGCGCGACCTACTTGAACTGCTCCGTCGAGACGATCAACGCCACTACGACCAAATGGTGGAGCTTGCCCTCAGGGCCTAA
- a CDS encoding IS5 family transposase, which produces MKQQTLAMAEQQSFETYRKPTRRDEFLKTMEVIVPWAALCEVIEPFYPKAGNGRPPIGLERMLRIHFIQHWFNLADLACEEALYDSVSLRRFVGIDLGRESVPDATTVLNFRKLLNKHKLGQALFAQVGAVLQSKGFKLNTGTIVDATIIGAPSSTKNANKARDPDMHQTRKGQQWYFGMKLHIGVDSQSGLAHHAVVTAANVHDKHPLPSLLHGKEQRVYGDSAYASQKELIRSAAPKAKDFTNQRSRRSGVVDEGIRAKNRNKSKIRSRVEHVFAVVKRLWGFGKVRYRGLQKNATRAFTALALANIYLCRQRLMAQVRP; this is translated from the coding sequence ATGAAACAACAAACTCTGGCCATGGCCGAACAACAAAGCTTTGAGACCTACCGCAAGCCCACGCGGCGCGATGAGTTCTTGAAGACCATGGAAGTCATCGTTCCCTGGGCCGCTCTGTGCGAAGTCATCGAGCCGTTTTACCCCAAGGCCGGTAATGGGCGTCCCCCCATCGGGCTTGAGCGTATGCTGCGCATCCACTTCATCCAGCACTGGTTCAACCTGGCAGACCTGGCCTGTGAAGAAGCTCTGTACGACAGCGTGAGCCTGCGTCGCTTCGTGGGCATTGACCTGGGGCGTGAATCTGTGCCGGACGCCACCACGGTGTTGAACTTTCGCAAACTCCTCAACAAGCACAAACTTGGCCAAGCCCTGTTTGCCCAAGTAGGCGCTGTCTTGCAAAGCAAGGGCTTCAAGCTCAACACCGGCACCATTGTGGACGCCACCATCATTGGTGCACCGAGTTCCACCAAGAATGCGAATAAGGCGCGCGACCCGGACATGCACCAAACCCGCAAGGGCCAACAGTGGTACTTTGGCATGAAGTTGCACATCGGTGTGGACAGCCAAAGTGGTCTGGCCCACCATGCGGTGGTCACAGCAGCCAACGTGCATGACAAACACCCACTGCCCAGTTTGTTGCATGGCAAGGAGCAACGCGTCTATGGCGACAGTGCCTACGCCAGCCAGAAGGAGCTGATCCGCAGTGCAGCACCCAAGGCCAAAGACTTCACCAACCAGCGCAGTCGCCGCTCTGGTGTGGTCGATGAAGGCATTCGCGCCAAGAACCGCAACAAATCCAAGATCCGCTCACGCGTGGAGCATGTATTTGCTGTGGTCAAGCGCCTGTGGGGCTTTGGCAAGGTGCGTTACCGTGGGTTGCAGAAGAACGCCACGCGGGCGTTTACTGCTTTGGCGCTGGCCAACATCTATCTCTGCCGACAAAGGCTGATGGCACAGGTGCGTCCATGA